Sequence from the Priestia megaterium genome:
TTTATCACAGCTTCTTCTTTTTCTTTATCTGTTAAATGATGAAAAGCATACGTACTAACTAAGCTCTCTGCTGGAAACAATGATGTATCAAATTGTAAAAAGTCTCCTGGTGTGACTAAAACATCTGCCCCTAATTTCTGGTGTGCCAATTGTCTCATTGGTACTGAAGGTTCAATTCCTACTACCGTCAGTTCTTTTTCTAACAGTTTTTTTGTTAAGTTTCCAGTCCCTGTTCCAAATTCTATCACATGCCCTATTGAACGGTCTGCTACATATTCTAAGATTTCATTATAATTGCGAAACACTTCCCTATACTGTTCATCTTTCCCGCTTACCGATGCATCATACTCATTCGCCCACTTTTCAAAGATATCTAAAAACTCTAGACCCATAAAAAACGCCTCCTTATAACTAATAATTCTTATGGATATAGTATGTTTTTAGCTATCGTTTGTTCTTCATTTACAAATATTTTAAGCTTTTAACTTTCTATTTGCTATACTATAGTAATGAGGTAAGGAGGTCGTAAGATGAATTTTGAATTTGAAATGATTGAAGATAAAATAGAATTTTTTGAAGCGCCTGATGTTAAAATGCTTGAGAAACAAATTGCTGAAAAAATTGATCAAAATAAAGCTATTTTACTTGAGGTGTATAGCGTATCTCATCAAATGTCTGTGGACTATGAACAAGGTAAAAAACTGTACTCTGCAGTTGTTCATTTCAAATTAAAAAAGCAGCGCTAGCGCGCTGCTTTTTTATTGAAGCTTATCCACTACTGCGGGCTTCCAGCCTTCTCCATCTACCCATTCAATTTGAACGCGGTATTTTGTTGATGAGTTTCCTTTAGGACTAACCGTAGCTACGGCTTTACCTACGCCACCGTTATTCCCTAAACGCCATACGGTCATATTGCTTGGGCTAATGCCTGACCCTTCGCCTACAGCTTTTAGCATTTCGTTCCAATCCGTTGATCCTTTTTTATATGTTGCTGCAGGTGCATCTTGTGACGTACCTACTGAATCCCATGAAGGATCTACCTTGCGTTCTGCCACGCCAGGCTCTGGATTTTTCTCTACTTCAGCCTGTGAATCTGAGTCGTTTGATTCTTCATCTGTTACTTGATCATCTTCAGAGCTTTGGTCATCTTCAGAACTTTGATCGTCCGTTGCTTGATCATCTGTTGCTTGATCATCTTTCGAAGAATCATCGTCTTTTTTAGCCGTCTTGTCCGTTTTTTGGTCATTTGTTTGCGGATTGTTTTGAGTTGTTTCCGCTTGGTTATCCGATTTATCCTTGTTTCCAAGAATCATCGTACCACCGACAAATACAATTAAAACTGCTACGACAGCAATTAACAGATTATATAATCGGTTTACTTTTTTTTCTTTGTTTTCGTGTCTTGAAGAACGATTGTTATTCATTGCTACAATTTCCTCCAACTTTTATAATGCTTTATTCTAACATGTGTTTTCTTATACATGAAGCATCAAAATTTATTTGAAGTATATTTGTAATATTTTTTACAAATTCTTCTTGTTTTAACGTGTATTTAAGTCATACATCCCTTTAACAATATCATAAAATACGCTGTTTGTGGGAGATATCGCACTTTTTGTATTTAAATCCACTACTACCATTGCATATTTTGGATCATCTGCAGGAAAGTAACCCGCAAACCATTTATTGACGATATCGTCTTTCACATTGATTTCAGCAGTTCCTGACTTTCCTGCCACTTCATAAGGAAGCGTTTGAAATCTTCTTCCCGTTCCTTTTTCGCTCTGTACGACACCTTTTAAAAGCTGCTGCATAGAAACAGCTGTGGCTTCATTAATCATATCTCCTTTTAGCTCATGCTCTTTAAACGTATACAATGACGTGTTGTTTTTATACTCTAGCGCATCTACAGCTTTTACCTGTTTCTTTTCTCCTCCGCGTGCAATTGTCGCCATCATATTTGCTACTGCAAGCGGAGTCACTTTTACATCAAGCTGTCCAATTGCCGTTTGCGCTACAGCATTTGGGACTTTTTTTTCTCTTTCATTTGTCCAAACTCTTCCCGATTTTTCTCCTAAAAACTGCTTAAAATGCTCAAAGTGAAACACATCACCCGTCCATCCTACAGGCTGAATAAGCCCTAACTTATCAGCGTATTGTTCAAGGATATTCGGATTAGATATTATCATTTCTTTTGCTAGCTGGGCAAACGTTGCATTACAACTTTGCGCGAAGCTTTCTTCAAACGTCAGCTGCCCTTTTTGATGATCTTCTTCTACATTATTGCCATAAATACTTTTATCGCAGTTATAGGTAAAAGAAGGCTGAATTTTATTTTGTTCAAGCGCTGCAGCTGCTGTTACGGTTTTAAATATAGATCCAGGAGTTTGTGGCGTCAGCAAACGATTTTCTACGCTGTCTGAACCGTTTTGCTCTTTAAATGGATCTTTCTTATTAATCGAAGGCCTGCTGGCCATCGCAATTACTTTATTGTTTTTTATATCAATTAAGACGGCTCCTCCGTCTTTTAACTTATAATGATTTAATGTATTCTCCACTAGCTCCTGAGCAGACAAATCAAGCGTCGTACGCACACTGACTGGATAATAAGGGTTAGCTGTGCCCGTATATTTTACATCGATGCCAAACATAGGCCCACCTAGGCGATCAACATGATAAAGGAGCTTAGACTCCTGTTCAGGCAGCAAAAACTCGTCAAAAGCCCTCTGCATCCCTGAGATACCTACAGGCGTAGTTGATTTAATTGCTCCATTTTTCAATTTGTCACTATACTTCTCTTCAATTATTTGCTTACTTTGTGCCTCTAGTCCGATTAAATGTTCAGCAAGAGGAACTGGACGCTCATCTTTTAGAGGAATTCCAAATACGCCAGGTACCTTTAATGCATTTATTTTTTCGACTTGTGCATGGGATAATTCTTTTGTAATAATAACCGGTGTTTTAGCATTCGCTAGTCTGTTCGTTAGTTCCTTTGGTTGCATTCCCACGATTTCGCTTACTTGCTGAACAGGCCACCTCATTTTTTCTAAAAATGGAAACAGGACTAAGCGATTATGCGTGATAGATGTTAAAGACTGTCCATTTTTATCTTCAAATTTCCCTCGCCCGTCGTCTACCACCATTTCCTGCGTACGCTGTTTTACGCTTCCTTCAATTAAGTTGATCTTTTTGTCAGTAAAAGATTCTGTGCTGACAAGCTGGAGTTGAACAAGCCGTGCTCCGAGTCCACTAATTAATAATAAAATAAAAATAAGAGTAATATAAATTCGCTTGTGAATTATTTTCATGACTACACCTCACTCTTTACAAGTGTCGACGTTGCCAT
This genomic interval carries:
- a CDS encoding class I SAM-dependent methyltransferase translates to MGLEFLDIFEKWANEYDASVSGKDEQYREVFRNYNEILEYVADRSIGHVIEFGTGTGNLTKKLLEKELTVVGIEPSVPMRQLAHQKLGADVLVTPGDFLQFDTSLFPAESLVSTYAFHHLTDKEKEEAVINYGKLLQTGGKIVFADTMFETADSFADTIVQAKQKGYTQLAEDLEREYYTTIPVLQQIFESNGFHITFTQFNHFVWVLEATKQ
- a CDS encoding DUF2536 family protein — its product is MNFEFEMIEDKIEFFEAPDVKMLEKQIAEKIDQNKAILLEVYSVSHQMSVDYEQGKKLYSAVVHFKLKKQR
- a CDS encoding YrrS family protein, with product MNNNRSSRHENKEKKVNRLYNLLIAVVAVLIVFVGGTMILGNKDKSDNQAETTQNNPQTNDQKTDKTAKKDDDSSKDDQATDDQATDDQSSEDDQSSEDDQVTDEESNDSDSQAEVEKNPEPGVAERKVDPSWDSVGTSQDAPAATYKKGSTDWNEMLKAVGEGSGISPSNMTVWRLGNNGGVGKAVATVSPKGNSSTKYRVQIEWVDGEGWKPAVVDKLQ
- a CDS encoding peptidoglycan D,D-transpeptidase FtsI family protein, whose translation is MKIIHKRIYITLIFILLLISGLGARLVQLQLVSTESFTDKKINLIEGSVKQRTQEMVVDDGRGKFEDKNGQSLTSITHNRLVLFPFLEKMRWPVQQVSEIVGMQPKELTNRLANAKTPVIITKELSHAQVEKINALKVPGVFGIPLKDERPVPLAEHLIGLEAQSKQIIEEKYSDKLKNGAIKSTTPVGISGMQRAFDEFLLPEQESKLLYHVDRLGGPMFGIDVKYTGTANPYYPVSVRTTLDLSAQELVENTLNHYKLKDGGAVLIDIKNNKVIAMASRPSINKKDPFKEQNGSDSVENRLLTPQTPGSIFKTVTAAAALEQNKIQPSFTYNCDKSIYGNNVEEDHQKGQLTFEESFAQSCNATFAQLAKEMIISNPNILEQYADKLGLIQPVGWTGDVFHFEHFKQFLGEKSGRVWTNEREKKVPNAVAQTAIGQLDVKVTPLAVANMMATIARGGEKKQVKAVDALEYKNNTSLYTFKEHELKGDMINEATAVSMQQLLKGVVQSEKGTGRRFQTLPYEVAGKSGTAEINVKDDIVNKWFAGYFPADDPKYAMVVVDLNTKSAISPTNSVFYDIVKGMYDLNTR